A genomic segment from Synchiropus splendidus isolate RoL2022-P1 chromosome 18, RoL_Sspl_1.0, whole genome shotgun sequence encodes:
- the LOC128749269 gene encoding 14-3-3 protein beta/alpha-1 has product MDKSDLVQKAKLAEQAERYDDMAAAMKSVTEQNAELSNEDRNLLSVAYKNVVGARRSSWRVISSIEQKTEGNDKKQQMAREYREKIEAELQEICHDVLGLLDNFLISNATSAESKVFYLKMKGDYYRYLSEVASGDAKKDTVENSQQAYQQAFDISKGEMQPTHPIRLGLALNFSVFYYEIQNNPDKACSLAKAAFDEAIAELDTLNEDSYKDSTLIMQLLRDNLTLWTSENQGDEGETGEGEN; this is encoded by the exons ATGGATAAGAGCGACCTGGTACAGAAGGCCAAGCTTGCTGAGCAGGCTGAGCGCTACGATGACATGGCAGCAGCCATGAAGTCTGTGACGGAGCAAAACGCCGAGCTGTCCAACGAGGATCGCAACCTCCTCTCCGTTGCCTACAAGAATGTTGTGGGAGCTCGCCGCTCATCCTGGCGTGTCATCTCCAGCATTGAGCAGAAGACCGAGGGCAACGACAAGAAACAGCAAATGGCCCGTGAGTACCGGGAGAAGATTGAGGCGGAGCTGCAGGAGATCTGCCATGATGTGCTG GGGCTACTTGACAACTTCCTTATTTCCAATGCCACCTCTGCTGAAAGCAAAGTCTTCTATCTGAAAATGAAAGGCGACTACTATAGATACCTGTCTGAAGTCGCATCTGGAGATGCCAAGAAgg ACACGGTGGAAAATTCCCAGCAGGCGTACCAGCAAGCTTTTGACATCAGCAAGGGAGAGATGCAGCCAACACACCCCATCAGACTCGGCCTTGCCCTCAACTTCTCCGTCTTCTATTATGAAATCCAAAACAACCCAGACAAGGCCTGCAGTCTGGCCAAGGCG GCATTTGATGAAGCCATCGCTGAGCTTGACACCTTGAACGAGGACTCGTACAAAGACAGCACCCTGATCATGCAACTACTAAGGGACAACCTGACT CTGTGGACATCAGAAAACCAGGGCGATGAGGGAGAGACCGGCGAAGGGGAAAACTAA
- the rbm39b gene encoding RNA-binding protein 39b: protein MADDFDVEAMLEAPFRKDENKSSHANGHNDHGKKKRRSKSRSPGSRKRRSRSRSRDRKKNKKRSKSRERRRSRSKDRRRSRSRSKERAGRYKAHRSPVKKRSKSRSPFKKEKSPVRQPIDNLTPEERDSRTVFCMQLAARIRARDLEDFFSAVGKVRDVRMISDRNSRRSKGIAYIEFVEAASVPLAIGLTGQRLLGVPIIVQASQAEKNRAAAAANNLQKGSTGPMRLYVGSLHFNITEEMLRGIFEPFGRIEGIQLMMDSETGRSKGYGFISFSDSECAKKALEQLNGFELAGRPMKVGHVTERSDSSTASSFLDNDELERTGIDLGTTGRLQLMARLAEGTGLKIPPAAQQALQMTGSIPFGNVPPPAATPAQAPAMNLPSQPLATHCLQLSNLFNPQAENDPTWANEIQDDVIEECNKHGGIVHIYVDKNSAQGNVYVKCPSIPAAMATVNALHGRWFAAKMITAAYVPLPTYHNLFPDSVTAKQLLMPTRR from the exons ATGGCAGATGACTTCGACGTGGAGGCCATGCTGGAGGCCCCATTCCGAAAG gatgagaacaaatCCTCTCATGCTAATGGCCACAATGACCACGGCAAGAA AAAAAGGAGGAGTAAAAGTCGTAGTCCCGGCTCTAGGAAGAGAAGGAGCCGTAGCAGGAGCCGAGATagaaagaagaacaagaagagaaGCAAGAGTCGCGAGAGGAGACGAAGCCGCAGTAAAGATCGCCGCCGCAGCCGTTCCCGAAGCAAAGAAAGGGCTGGTCGCTACAAAGCTCACCGGAGTCCTGT GAAGAAACGTTCCAAAAGTCGCAGCCcattcaaaaaagaaaagagtccTGTCCG GCAACCCATAGATAACCTGACCCCTGAAGAGAGAGACTCCCGCACAGTCTTCTGCATGCAGCTGGCAGCAAGAATCCGTGCTCGAGACCTGGAGGATTTCTTTTCTGCAGTTGGGAAG GTCAGAGATGTGAGGATGATCTCAGACAGAAACTCTCGCAGATCCAAGGGGATTGCTTATATTGAATTTGTGGAGGCTGCCTCTGTTCCACTGGCTATCGGACTGACAGGACAGCGACTGTTAGGGGTTCCCATCATCGTGCAGGCTTCTCAG GCGGAGAAGAACAGAGCTGCAGCCGCAGCCAACAATCTTCAGAAGGGAAGTACTGGTCCGATGCGACTCTATGTGGGCTCACTGCATTTTAATATTACAGAAGAAATGCTACGAGGAATTTTTGAGCCTTTTGGAAGA ATTGAAGGAATCCAGCTGATGATGGACAGTGAGACAGGACGATCCAAAGGATATGGTTTCATCTCG TTTTCAGATTCTGAATGTGCAAAGAAGGCACTAGAGCAGCTGAATGGTTTTGAGCTGGCAGGACGGCCAATGAAAGTTGGGCATGTCACTGAGCGTTCTGATTCGTCGACTGCCAGTTCCTTCCTGGACAATGATGAGCTGGAGAGGACTGGTATCGACCTTGGAACAACCGGTCGCCTTCAGCTTATGGCTCGACTAGCAGAAG GAACCGGTCTGAAgattcctcctgctgctcaacAGGCACTGCAGATGACAGGGTCCATACCTTTTGGGAATGTgcctcctccagcag CAACTCCAGCTCAGGCTCCTGCAATGAATCTTCCCTCACAGCCGCTGGCCACTCACTGTCTCCAGCTATCCAACCTGTTCAACCCACAAGC AGAAAACGATCCCACCTGGGCCAACGAGATCCAAGATGACGTGATCGAGGAGTGTAACAAACATGGAGGGATTGTTCACATTTATGTTGACAAGAACTCTGCTcaa GGGAATGTGTATGTGAAGTGTCCCTCAATACCAGCAGCCATGGCAACTGTCAACGCTCTACACGGACGCTGGTTTGCAG CTAAAATGATCACTGCGGCGTATGTTCCTCTACCAACGTACCACAACCTCTTCCCTGATTCAGTGACCGCAAAGCAGCTTCTAATGCCGACGCGTCGATAG
- the pabpc1l gene encoding polyadenylate-binding protein 1-like: MNTTGPAYTLASLYVGDLHPDVTEAMLYQKFSPAGPIMSIRVCRDIITRRSLGYAYINFQQPADAECALDTMNYDVLKGRPIRIMWSQRDPGLRKSGVGNIFIKNMDDSIDNKALYDTFSAFGNILSCKVVCDERGSKGYGFVHFETQEAANRAIETMNGMLLNDRKVFVGHFKSRKDREMELGSKAMNFTNVYIKNFGEDYSDEKLKEVFAAFGPTLSVRVMKDERGRSRGFGFVNFANHEDAQKAVEEMNGKEINGKVIYVGRAQKRSERQGELKRKFEQIKQDRIQRYQGVNLYVKNLDDGIDDERLRNEFAPYGTITSAKVMTDGGQSRGFGFVCFSSPEEATKAVTEMNGRIVTTKPLYVALAQRREERKAILTNKYMQRLATLRTMTSPIIESYHQAGYYMTMPQPPARSYYNHNAGGNVRSVPHCPGQPQRPQGPYAGQYVSSSLTRRGSNHIATVRQASTQAPRVTTSSQKTYNIGTQTAGGRTDIPAVTRSNQYKYSSAVRNARHVVAVPAPITRLQVVPPPPPPPLMDPPVRVQAHEPLTATMLAAAPLIDQKQLLGERLYPLIHALHPNLAGKITGMLLEIDNSELLHMLEEQELLHAKVDEAIAVLQAHQAKECPTEK, from the exons ATGAACACCACTGGACCAGCGTACACACTTGCTTCCCTCTACGTGGGCGACTTACATCCTGATGTGACAGAAGCCATGTTGTACCAGAAGTTCTCTCCTGCCGGACCCATTATGTCCATCCGTGTGTgtcgtgacatcatcacccGCAGATCTCTGGGATATGCCTACATAAACTTCCAGCAGCCAGCTGATG cTGAGTGCGCTTTGGACACAATGAACTACGACGTTCTCAAGGGTCGCCCAATTCGAATCATGTGGTCTCAGCGTGACCCAGGACTTAGGAAGTCCGGTGTGGGTAACATCTTTATCAAAAACATGGATGACTCAATAGACAACAAAGCACTGTATgacaccttttctgcttttgGTAATATATTGTCCTGCAAG GTTGTTTGTGATGAGCGCGGCTCAAAGGGCTATGGGTTTGTTCACTTTGAGACTCAGGAAGCTGCAAATAGAGCCATTGAAACCATGAATGGAATGCTGCTCAATGACCGTAAAGT GTTTGTTGGCCACTTCAAATCCCGCAAAGATAGAGAAATGGAGCTGGGGTCCAAAGCTATGAATTTCACTAACGTCTACATCAAAAACTTTGGAGAAGACTACTCTGATGAGAAATTGAAAGAGGTCTTCGCAGCATTTG GGCCCACCCTTAGTGTGCGGGTGATGAAGGACGAAAGAGGTCGCTCACGTGGATTTGGTTTTGTAAACTTTGCCAACCATGAGGATGCTCAGAAG GCAGTGGAGGAAATGAATGGAAAGGAGATCAATGGGAAAGTCATATATGTGGGCCGAGCTCAGAAGAGGTCAGAGCGTCAAGGAGAACTCAAGCGCAAGTTTGAGCAGATTAAGCAGGATCGCATCCAGCGCTATCAG ggtGTAAACCTCTATGTGAAGAACTTGGACGATGGCATCGATGATGAACGACTCCGCAATGAATTTGCTCCTTACGGCACAATCACCAGTGCCAAG GTGATGACTGATGGTGGCCAGAGCAGAGGATTTGGATTTGTGTGTTTCTCTTCACCTGAGGAGGCGACGAAAGCCGTGACAGAAATGAACGGAAGAATCGTAACGACCAAGCCGCTGTATGTTGCTCTGGCTCAGAGACGTGAGGAGCGTAAAGCTATCCTCACCAACAAGTACATGCAGAGACTCGCAACCTTGAGGACCATGACGAGTCCCATCATCGAGTCCTACCACCAAGCTGGATACTACATGACCATGCCACAG CCTCCAGCTCGCTCCTACTACAATCACAATGCTGGTGGAAACGTGCGATCAGTCCCGCACTGTCCAGGTCAACCGCAGAGACCCCAGG GTCCGTACGCAGGCCAGTATGTGAGCAGCTCTTTGACTCGACGAGGGTCAAATCACATTGCTACAGTCAGACAGGCTTCTACTCAGGCACCCCGTGTTACGACTTCTTCACAAAAGACAT ACAACATTGGGACCCAGACGGCCGGAGGGAGAACGGACATCCCAGCAGTCACCAGAAGTAACCAGTACAAGTATTCCTCAGCAGTGAGGAACGCACGGCATGTAGTTGCCGTTCCTGCTCCAATTACCAGACTGCAG GTtgttccacctcctcctccacctcctctgatGGATCCACCAGTGCGGGTTCAAGCCCATGAGCCGCTCACAGCCACCATGTTGGCTGCAGCTCCACTCATAGACCAGAAACAGCTTCTTG GCGAACGACTCTATCCCCTCATCCATGCCCTTCACCCAAACCTAGCAGGGAAAATCACCGGAATGCTTTTGGAAATAGACAACTCAGAGCTGCTTCACatgctggaggagcaggagttGCTGCATGCCAAG GTGGATGAGGCTATTGCTGTCCTGCAGGCTCACCAGGCCAAAGAATGTCCCACTGAGAAGTGA
- the kctd6b gene encoding BTB/POZ domain-containing protein KCTD6 — protein MDNGDWGHRVTTPVTLNVGGHLYTTSLSTLQRYPDSMLGAMFRGDFPTTRDSKGNYFIDRDGTLFRYILNFLRTSELTLPLDFTETDLLRKEADFYQIEPLIHCLNDPKPLYPPDIFEQVVELSSTRKLSKYSNPVAVIITQLTITTKVHGLLEGISNNFTKWNKHMMDTRDCQVSFTFGPCDYHQEVSLRVHLMDYIMKQGFTIRNTRVHHMSERANENTVEHHWTFCRPAHKVED, from the exons ATGGACAATGGAGACTGGGGACATAGG GTGACTACTCCTGTTACCTTGAACGTGGGAGGGCACCTGTACACCACCAGCTTATCCACCCTGCAGCGTTACCCAGACTCCATGCTGGGGGCCATGTTTCGAGGAGATTTCCCAACAACTCGGGACTCTAAAGGAAATTATTTTATAGACAGAGATGGAACACTCTTCAGGTATATTCTGAACTTCCTGCGGACATCTGAGCTCACGCTCCCTCTAGACTTCACAGAGACGGACCTCCTCAGGAAAGAGGCGGATTTCTATCAGATAGAACCTTTGATTCACTGCCTTAATGACCCCAAACCACTGTACCCTCCAGATATCTTCGAACAGGTGGTAGAGCTGTCTAGCACTCGTAAACTCTCCAAATATTCAAACCCTGTGGCGGTTATCATCACTCAGCTAACTATAACAACAAAGGTTCACGGCCTGCTGGAGGGGATCTCGAACAACTTCACCAAATGGAACAAACACATGATGGACACCAGAGATTGTCAGGTATCCTTCACCTTTGGACCATGTGACTATCATCAGGAGGTGTCACTGCGAGTTCACCTCAtggactacatcatgaagcaaGGCTTCACCATTCGAAACACACGAGTGCATCACATGAGTGAGCGTGCGAATGAGAACACGGTGGAGCATCACTGGACTTTTTGCCGACCCGCTCACAAAGTGGAAGACTGA
- the LOC128749270 gene encoding small integral membrane protein 4, with product MFSRSERLRYLLSLVPGKKRLGMYRFLPVFFCIGGVMEWIMINVRMGKETFYDVYRRKQSERQYARRIEEDLNVPEK from the exons ATGTTCTCGAGGAGCGAGAGACTGCGATATTTATTGAGTCTGGTCCCGGGGAAGAAACGCCTTGGGATGTACAGATTTCTACCCGTTTTCTTTTGCATTGGAGGAGTCATGGAGTGGATCATGATCAATGTGCGAATGGGGAAAGAGACTTTCT ATGATGTCTACAGACGAAAACAATCAGAGCGACAGTACGCGAGGAGAATAGAAGAGGATTTGAATGTTCCTGAGAAGTGA
- the LOC128749268 gene encoding mimecan-like: MESFTTLIFISTITPWMLATVGHGEFMEARKPKKGMINISNDETPPDMVIDQVAAPPAKELPTCLLCVCLSGSVYCEEVSPEMSTVPALPKETTYLYARFNSIRKIRNRDFADATTLKVIDLTRNLISEIEDGAFSKLTNLEELLLSDNQLTKLPTLPTKLSTFNANFNRLTTQGVKSNAFKKLTRLAHLYLGDNELKAVPLLPESLRAVHLQNNKITTITDETFCRGNNSHYIRTNLYEVRLDGNPLQLSKYPNSFICLQTLPVGWY, encoded by the exons ATGGAGTCGTTCACCACTTTGATTTTCATTTCTACAATAACCCCCTGGATGCTTGCCACCGTGGGACACGGGGAATTTATGGAGGCAAGGAAGCCGAAG AAAGGGATGATAAACATCTCCAATGACGAGACCCCTCCTGACATGGTTATCGATCAAGTCGCGGCACCTCCAGCTAAAG AGCTCCCGAcctgtctgctgtgtgtgtgcctgaGTGGATCTGTTTACTGCGAGGAGGTGTCACCTGAGATGTCGACTGTCCCCGCCCTGCCGAAGGAAACGACGTACCTCTACGCCCGATTCAACTCAATCAGGAAAATCAGAAACAGAGACTTTGCAGACGCCA CCACTTTAAAAGTCATCGACCTCACTCGGAATCTCATCAGTGAAATTGAAGATGGCGCGTTCTCCAAACTCACCAATCTTGAGGAGCTCCTGCTCTCAGACAATCAGCTGACCAAGCTCCCGACACTTCCCACCAAACTGTCCACGTTCAACGCCAACTTCAACAGGCTCACCACCCAGGGTGTGAAGTCCAATGCCTTTAAG AAACTCACCAGACTGGCTCATCTTTACCTTGGAGACAACGAGCTGAAGGCCGTGCCTCTTCTGCCAGAGTCTCTTCGGGCGGTTCATCTTCAA AACAACAAGATTACCACCATAacagatgagaccttctgtAGAGGTAACAACAGCCACTACATCAGGACCAACTTGTACGAGGTCAGGCTGGATGGGAATCCCCTCCAGCTGTCCAAGTACCCCAACAGCTTCATTTGCTTACAGACTCTACCAGTCGGATGGTACTAA
- the abhd6b gene encoding monoacylglycerol lipase ABHD6b, protein MAADLDMVNLLVIAAGTLAIPILVFFASFLLWPSALIKVYYWYWRRTLGLQVRYADCGGYRFCYSYRGKPGMRPSILMLHGFSAHKDSWLTVVKYLPKHLHILCVDMPGHEGTTRTNTDDYSILGQVRRIHQFVENIRLNRKQFHIVGTSMGGNVAGVYAACYPSDICSVTLICPDGVRHQCETKFDNHLQDLEHSNYTLNIPLIPTTPEEMEDMFRLCSHVRFRIPQQILQGLVDVREPHNNFYQEVFMEIVGEKSRYALQEHLQQITAPVQVIWGKQDQVVDVSGATVIAEMLPGCRVDLLDNCGHAVVMEKPSRTAKLILEFIIQRQEARGGAKKSS, encoded by the exons ATGGCCGCTGATCTGGACATGGTGAACCTCCTTGTCATCGCTGCAGGGACGCTGGCAATTcccattttagtttttttcgcCTCCTTCCTTTTGTGGCCGTCAGCACTGATCAAAGTGTATTACTG GTACTGGAGGAGAACTCTGGGTCTCCAGGTTCGGTATGCCGACTGTGGTGGGTATCGCTTTTGTTACTCGTACAGAGGGAAACCAGGGATGAGACCTTCCATCCTGATGCTACACGGCTTCTCAGCTCACAAGGACAGCTGGCTGACTGTCGTCAAG TACCTGCCCAAGCATCTGCACATCCTGTGTGTGGACATGCCAGGCCATGAAGGAACAACACGCACCAACACAGATGATTACTCCATTCTGGGGCAGGTCAGGAGGATCCACCAG TTTGTGGAAAACATTCGCTTAAACAGGAAGCAGTTTCATATTGTTGGAACCTCCATGGGAGGTAATGTAGCTGGAGTCTATGCTGCCTGCTATCCCTCCGATATCTGCAGCGTGACACTCATCTGTCCAGACG GTGTTAGGCACCAATGTGAGACCAAATTTGATAATCACCTGCAGGACCTGGAACACAGCAACTACACACTAAACATCCCGCTGATCCCAACGACAccagaggagatggaggacaTGTTCAGACTGTGTTCGCATGTTCGCTTCAGAATCCCTCAACAG ATTCTTCAAGGATTGGTGGACGTCCGCGAACCTCACAATAACTTCTACCAAGAAG TTTTTATGGAGATTGTTGGAGAGAAGTCCAGGTATGCCTTACAAGAACATCTCCAGCAGATCACAGCACCTGTGCAGGTGATATGGGGCAAACAAGATCAG GTTGTCGATGTGTCTGGAGCTACAGTGATTGCCGAGATGCTACCTGGATGCAGGGTGGACCTGCTGGACAACTGTGGACACGCCGTGGTCATGGAAAAACCGAGTCGGACTGCAAAGCTCATCCTGGAGTTTATAATCCAGCGACAGGAAGCTCGGGGAGGTGCAAAGAAATCATCCTGA